A genomic window from Daphnia carinata strain CSIRO-1 chromosome 9, CSIRO_AGI_Dcar_HiC_V3, whole genome shotgun sequence includes:
- the LOC132088299 gene encoding uncharacterized protein LOC132088299: MKFGFRWIKRWVRSRSSPIPLDRAEVWERRFAFAYFFAAWNLLAYLGYNYYKNKQMGVKMIEDGETLAEKMVRRANMQNVTIYKVNNLSYEGKRTVDSVELAEKHQQKIDELRNSLS, from the exons ATGAAGTTTGGCTTCAGATGGATAAAAAGATGGGTGCGTTCGCGATCAAGTCCTATACCATTGGATAGAGCAGAG GTATGGGAAAGAAGATTTGCCTTTGCCTACTTTTTCGCTGCTTGGAATTTGCTTGCTTACCTTGGTTATAATtattacaaaaataaacaaatgggAGTCAAAATGATAGAAGATGGAGAAACTTTGG CGGAAAAGATGGTGAGAAGAGCCAACATGCAAAATGTAACTATATACAAGGTGAACAACTTAAGTTatgaggggaaaagaacagTTGATAGCGTAGAATTGGCAGAgaaacatcaacaaaaaattgatgaaCTTCGAAATTCATTATCATGA
- the LOC130698041 gene encoding solute carrier family 23 member 1-like — protein sequence MASNGQTNLALNLDEDSETHQQKEDNQLDVAESISKPRQHSLLYSVDDVPPWHLSCLLGFQHYLMMFGGTISVPFILTPALCMEENDPVRSAIVSTIIFVSGIITLLQCTIGIRLPIVQGGTFAFLVPTFAILNLPEWSCPAPQVMANMTYEDKTELWQLRMREVQGAIIVASVFQVAIGVFGIVGLILRFITPLTIAPAIVMVGLSLFGAAGNMAGKHWGVSALTIILVILFSQYLKHVKCPLPTYGKEHGWSVKKLDIFTLLPVLLSIVLVWTLCAILTASGALELGSPARTDNKINILLEAPWFRFPYPCQWGLPTVSVAAVFGMLAGVLASAIESIGDYYACARLAGARPPPVHAMNRGIAIEGLGCILAGIWGSGNGTTSYSENIGAIGVTKVGSRRVIQAAALMMMVFGVLSKFGALFITIPEPIIGGIFCVLFGMIAATGLANLQFIDLNSSRNLLVLGFSIFFSLVLSQWMKAHPGAIDSGSQIFDQIVTVLVSTSMFTAGVLGFFLDNTIPGTDEERGLTKWLAHPDPKMEISNEESGRDLKQCTYDIPVITPWLKSKKWAAYLPFLPSYQPGLWNRKTRSWCGKSKDTNGKTAALQMSTVQLATA from the exons ATGGCCAGCAACGGTCAAACAAATTTAGCTCTCAACCTAGACGAG GATTCCGAAACGCATCagcaaaaagaagataatCAATTGGATGTAGCTGAGTCCATCAGCAAGCCGCGTCAACATTCTTTACTCTATTCGGTCGATGACGTTCCACCGTGGCATCTTTCCTGTCTTTTGGGATTTCag cACTATTTGATGATGTTCGGAGGGACCATTTCCGTGCCTTTCATCCTGACGCCGGCCTTGTGCATGGAAGAGAACGATCCGGTGCGCAGCGCCATCGTTTCCACCATCATCTTTGTCTCGGGCATCATCACTCTGCTCCAGTGCACTATTGGAATTCG GTTACCTATAGTTCAAGGAGGTACGTTCGCATTCTTGGTGCCTACATTTGCGATCTTGAATCTGCCTGAGTGGTCATGCCCAGCGCCCCAAGTCATGGCCAACATGACGTACGAGGACAAGACGGAACTGTGGCAATTGAGGATGAGGGAAGTGCAGGGCGCCATCATCGTCGCTTCCGTCTTCCAAGTCGCCATCGGTGTTTTCG GAATTGTCGGTTTGATTCTGCGATTCATTACTCCACTAACAATCGCTCCTGCCATTGTCATGGTGGGATTGTCGCTTTTTGGCGCGGCAGGAAACATGGCAGGCAAACACTGGGGCGTTTCTGCATT gacAATCATCTTGGTCATACTCTTTTCTCAATACCTCAAACATGTCAAATGTCCATTGCCAACCTATGGGAAGGAACACGGATGGAGCGTGAAAAAACTCGACATTTTCACACTTCTACCG GTTCTACTGAGTATCGTACTAGTATGGACACTGTGTGCGATCTTGACTGCAAGTGGAGCCCTAGAATTAGGATCGCCGGCCAGGACGGACAACAAGATAAACATTCTACTAGAAGCTCCCTGGTTCAGGTTTCCTTATCCAT GTCAATGGGGTCTTCCAACGGTGAGCGTGGCGGCTGTGTTTGGAATGTTGGCGGGTGTTTTGGCATCGGCCATCGAGAGCATAGGAGATTACTATGCTTGCGCTAGATTAGCCGGTGCACGACCACCTCCTGTTCACGCTATGAACCGAGGGATCGCTATAGAAGGTCTCGGCTGCATCCTAGCTGGAATTTGGGGCTCTGGCAATGGAACGACAAGTTACTCGGAAAACATTGGAGCTATCGGTGTCACGAAA GTGGGAAGCAGGAGAGTGATACAAGCTGCAGCGCTAATGATGATGGTTTTTGGCGTTTTATCCAAATTTGGAGCACTTTTTATCACCATTCCAGAGCCCATTATAGGAGGCATCTTTTGCGTTCTCTTTGGCATGATTGCAGCTACTGGTTTGGCTAATCTGCAATTTATTGACCTCAATTCCTCAAGAAATCTACTCGTTCTCGGcttttctatatttttctcttta GTTCTTTCTCAATGGATGAAGGCACATCCTGGTGCTATAGACAGTGGATCACAGATCTTTGATCAGATCGTCACTGTTCTAGTGAGCACAAGCATGTTCACAGCAGGGGTCCTAGGCTTCTTTTTGGATAACACAATCCCAG GTACGGATGAAGAGAGAGGCCTGACTAAGTGGCTAGCTCACCCAGAtccaaaaatggaaatcaGCAATGAAGAATCAGGTCGAGATCTGAAGCAGTGCACTTATGACATCCCAGTCATCACTCCATGGTTGAAAAG TAAAAAATGGGCTGCTTACTTGCCGTTTCTGCCATCCTATCAGCCAGGCTTATGGAATAGGAAGACCCGAAGCTGGTGTGGAAAGTCCAAAGATACAAATGGGAAAACAGCAGCACTTCAAATGTCCACAGTTCAATTAGCAACAGCTTGA
- the LOC130698089 gene encoding phosducin-like protein, giving the protein MATLDDKLMGEKLHYYCSSSSESEGEDEDGEKSQCPADDAAVEPSALNGNCQWDGTSCNTGPKGVIRDYQRFKQLERERREEQKEELAKLAKKFSITCRTNAEDDKAKSEEEKLEDELAQLMDEACIQNFVQQRMQQMLHRETAGMRFGSVRVIKDCNDFLTAVDGEDKSVSVIILLHEPNSPGCSSAIKALESLSKHYVHLKFCTVRPSLISMSANFKASGVPALLAYKAGQLVCNLVRVTDELGEEFEMCDLESYLIEHGILNDRKLVPHGIQATNESSDED; this is encoded by the exons ATGGCGACACTTGACGATAAACTAATGGGGGAGAAACTGCATTATTACTGCAGTAGCAGTAGTGAAAGTGAAGGTGAAGACGAGGATGGGGAGAAATCACAGTGTCCGGCTGACGATGCGGCCGTTGAGCCATCAGCTCTAAATGGCAACTGCCAGTGGGACGGAACGTCTTGCAAT actGGACCAAAAGGAGTGATCAGAGATTACCAACGTTTCAAACAGCTTGAGCGTGAAAGGAGAGAAGAACAGAAGGAAGAACTGGCCAAATTAGCCAAAAAATTCTCCATTACTTGCAGAACAAAT GCTGAAGACGATAAGGCTAAatcggaagaagaaaagcttgaAGATGAGCTGGCACAGTTGATGGATGAAGCATGCATACAGAATTTTGTTCAGCAAAGAATGCAG cAAATGCTACATAGAGAAACGGCAGGGATGAGGTTTGGATCAGTCCGTGTAATCAAGGACTGCAATGATTTCCTCACAGCGGTGGATGGGGAGGATAAGTCTGTCAGTGTCATTATACTTCTTCATGAGCCCAACAGCCCTGGCTGTTCAAGTGCCATAAAGGCACTAGAGTCTCTCTCCAAACATTATGTTCACCTCAAGTTCTGCACAGTTCGACCATCTCTCATTTCCATGTCAGCCAACTTTAAAGCTAGTGGTGTGCCAGCCCTCCTAGCTTACAAAGCCGGCCAACTGGTCTGTAATCTTGTTCGAGTGACGGACGAGCTCGGTGAAGAGTTTGAAATGTGCGATCTCGAAAGCTATCTCATTGAACATGGTATTTTAAACGACCGCAAGCTAGTCCCTCATGGCATTCAAGCCACCAACGAGTCAAGCGATGAAGATTaa